Proteins encoded together in one Acidobacteriota bacterium window:
- a CDS encoding ABC transporter ATP-binding protein, whose protein sequence is TYFMTERGVGKVVDGISFRLLPGEVLGIVGESGSGKTMTALSLIRLLPPRARVVSGRVIFSGEDLLSLPEHRMRVIRGAEIGMVFQEPMSSLDPVFTIGEQMVEALRFKRGVKGKKAVDEALSYLSAAGIPEARRVFFSYPHELSRGMCQRAMIALSLSLRPKLLIADEPTTALDVTVQAGIIELLKGLVSSFSLSLIFISHDISLVGEIASRVLVLYGGWAMEEGSVDDILDRPLHPYTRALIAAEPGLDGELPEPLPGCLPDIFIKGEGCLFHPRCPEGEERCRYEIPPYRDIGGRKVRCFKVEG, encoded by the coding sequence CACCTATTTTATGACTGAACGCGGTGTGGGAAAGGTGGTGGATGGGATTAGTTTTCGCTTGCTTCCGGGTGAGGTTTTGGGGATTGTTGGGGAGTCGGGCTCGGGAAAGACGATGACCGCCCTCTCCCTCATTCGGCTTCTTCCCCCCAGGGCGCGGGTGGTCTCGGGGAGGGTGATCTTTTCCGGGGAGGATCTGCTTTCCCTCCCTGAGCATCGGATGAGAGTGATCAGGGGGGCTGAGATAGGGATGGTGTTTCAGGAGCCTATGAGTAGTCTTGATCCGGTTTTTACCATCGGGGAGCAGATGGTTGAAGCCCTTCGTTTTAAGCGAGGAGTGAAGGGGAAGAAAGCGGTGGATGAAGCTTTGTCCTATCTCTCTGCCGCAGGCATTCCCGAGGCGAGAAGGGTGTTTTTCTCCTATCCCCATGAGCTTTCTCGGGGGATGTGCCAACGGGCGATGATCGCCCTCTCCCTCTCCCTTCGCCCAAAGCTCCTCATCGCCGATGAACCAACCACTGCCCTCGATGTCACCGTGCAGGCAGGGATAATAGAGCTTCTCAAAGGTCTCGTTTCCTCCTTTTCCCTTTCCCTCATCTTCATTTCCCACGATATCTCCTTGGTGGGGGAGATTGCCTCGCGGGTCCTTGTCCTCTATGGGGGATGGGCTATGGAGGAGGGGTCGGTAGACGATATCCTTGATCGTCCCCTTCATCCCTATACCCGGGCGCTCATCGCTGCTGAGCCGGGTTTGGATGGGGAGCTACCGGAACCGCTTCCCGGCTGCCTCCCCGATATCTTTATTAAAGGGGAAGGGTGTCTTTTTCACCCCCGCTGCCCCGAGGGCGAAGAAAGATGCCGTTATGAAATACCCCCTTACAGGGATATCGGGGGGAGGAAGGTTCGTTGCTTCAAGGTGGAGGGGTGA
- a CDS encoding YIP1 family protein, with protein MSEGINKEGTSGPLARIVGIITSPTETFREIASKPSFVAPLIVIIGFFIIFALVYTSKTDMAEMMRIQLEKSGRLDQIPLDQQEAVLSKAAKIGSYSMVIGGAIAIPLVFVVVAAVLHLVGTLANAETNFKRVFSVTTYSFVPGIFRYILGTLLLLLKRANTISMEALVKSNLGAMLGYELGKGVLSKVLYSVDLFTIWSLVLLGIGYSQVSKFNTKRSIFIVFGLWVLWIVIRVALGEAFGVKIN; from the coding sequence ATGTCAGAGGGGATCAATAAGGAGGGGACAAGCGGTCCTTTAGCAAGGATAGTAGGGATTATTACCTCACCTACCGAGACCTTCAGGGAGATAGCGTCAAAACCGAGCTTCGTTGCTCCGCTGATCGTTATCATCGGCTTCTTCATAATCTTCGCCCTGGTCTATACCTCTAAGACCGATATGGCTGAGATGATGCGGATACAGCTCGAAAAAAGCGGTAGGCTCGACCAGATACCCTTGGATCAACAGGAGGCAGTTCTCAGTAAAGCGGCGAAGATCGGTTCCTATTCTATGGTCATAGGTGGCGCGATAGCGATCCCTCTCGTTTTCGTGGTCGTTGCCGCGGTGCTTCACCTTGTAGGGACCTTAGCTAATGCCGAGACCAACTTCAAGCGCGTGTTCTCTGTAACCACTTACTCCTTTGTCCCCGGGATCTTCCGTTATATTTTGGGGACGCTCCTCTTGCTGTTAAAAAGGGCTAACACTATTTCAATGGAGGCTTTGGTGAAGTCCAATCTGGGGGCGATGCTGGGCTACGAGTTGGGGAAAGGAGTTCTTTCTAAAGTTCTTTATTCTGTTGATCTGTTTACCATCTGGTCTCTGGTTCTTCTCGGGATAGGTTATTCCCAGGTATCGAAATTCAACACTAAGCGTTCCATATTTATAGTATTTGGTCTTTGGGTGTTGTGGATCGTAATTAGGGTGGCGCTTGGAGAGGCTTTCGGCGTAAAAATTAATTAA
- a CDS encoding ABC transporter ATP-binding protein has protein sequence MGGAPLLSFKEVSKRFIRSGLFSSRSQEVLALSQVSFDIHRGEVLGLVGESGSGKTTLGKIAVGLIPPSSGQVLFEGKELSPKLELGRKMGMVFQNPLTSLNPRMRVGEIVEEPLKIQLKLSSSERRLRLKELFEKVGLPLSLANCYPDALSTGQRQRVGIARAIATSPRFVVLDEPVSALDLTVQAQILALLSQLCSEFGLTYLLISHDLRVVAGMSDRVVVMYRGRVVELGRRKEIMEEARHPYTRVLLNSIPTPKGRRRARFALAKEEAPPLTNGRGCPFAPRCPEVEERCRRETPSLRPVSSSHFVSCHLIE, from the coding sequence ATGGGTGGTGCTCCGCTTCTTTCCTTTAAGGAGGTGAGCAAGCGGTTCATCCGCTCTGGCCTTTTTTCCTCCCGCTCCCAAGAGGTTCTCGCCCTTTCCCAGGTGAGCTTCGATATCCATCGAGGAGAGGTGCTTGGGCTGGTGGGGGAATCGGGTTCAGGGAAAACCACCTTGGGGAAGATAGCGGTAGGGCTTATCCCCCCTTCCTCGGGGCAGGTGCTCTTCGAGGGGAAGGAGCTCTCCCCTAAGCTGGAGCTTGGACGGAAGATGGGGATGGTTTTTCAGAACCCTTTAACCTCCTTGAACCCGAGGATGCGGGTGGGAGAGATAGTGGAAGAGCCTTTGAAGATTCAGCTTAAACTTTCCTCCTCAGAGAGGCGTCTTAGGTTAAAAGAGCTCTTTGAAAAGGTGGGACTTCCCCTATCGCTCGCCAACTGCTACCCGGATGCCCTCTCCACTGGTCAGAGACAGCGGGTGGGGATAGCGAGGGCGATTGCTACCTCCCCTCGGTTCGTGGTTCTCGATGAACCGGTATCCGCTCTCGATCTTACGGTGCAGGCGCAGATACTTGCACTTCTGTCTCAGCTTTGCTCGGAGTTTGGGCTTACTTATCTTCTAATCAGCCATGATCTCAGGGTGGTAGCCGGGATGAGCGATCGGGTGGTGGTGATGTATCGGGGAAGGGTGGTTGAGCTTGGAAGAAGAAAGGAGATAATGGAGGAGGCGAGACATCCTTATACCAGGGTCCTTCTAAACTCCATTCCTACCCCCAAGGGGAGGAGAAGGGCGAGGTTTGCCCTGGCAAAGGAGGAGGCTCCGCCTTTAACAAATGGTAGAGGATGTCCCTTTGCACCTCGTTGCCCTGAGGTGGAGGAGAGATGCAGGAGGGAAACCCCTTCCCTTCGCCCTGTTTCTTCTTCCCATTTTGTCTCCTGCCATCTGATTGAATAA